Proteins found in one Prochlorothrix hollandica PCC 9006 = CALU 1027 genomic segment:
- a CDS encoding DUF1517 domain-containing protein — translation MGKPFKFQKSLKSILKLVFVMVLGLSLILGNGSDAWAARSGGRMGGGSFRAPSRSYSAPSRTYSAPSSGYSRGGYGGGMGFNPFFFLPFPLFGFGGGGGLLGLLVMVAVASFLVRTVRQVMSDGGIGGSSTSLGSTNPKVTVAKIQLGLSAQARSLQTDLGRMALSADTSNTTGLIKLLQESTLTLLRHPEFWVYGSVSHKQTRLTEAETEFNRLVLEERSKFVGESLSNVQGEVQEKTTIATAATSPDGDPGEYIIVTLVVGTQGKVDLPTVHDTEDLQKALGQIGAISSDQLLALEILWTPQVPGEVLSAQEVMAQYPNLTLV, via the coding sequence ATGGGTAAACCGTTCAAATTTCAGAAATCCTTAAAATCCATCCTTAAACTTGTTTTTGTGATGGTGTTGGGCCTGAGCCTGATTTTGGGTAATGGCTCCGATGCCTGGGCTGCTCGCAGTGGGGGTCGCATGGGGGGGGGATCTTTCCGTGCCCCCAGCCGCAGCTACTCTGCCCCCAGCCGCACCTATTCCGCCCCCAGCAGTGGGTATAGTCGGGGGGGGTATGGCGGTGGTATGGGGTTTAACCCCTTCTTTTTCTTGCCCTTTCCCCTCTTTGGCTTTGGGGGGGGTGGGGGTCTGCTGGGCCTCTTGGTGATGGTGGCGGTGGCCAGCTTCCTGGTGCGCACGGTGCGCCAAGTGATGTCCGATGGTGGTATCGGAGGCAGCAGCACCAGCCTCGGCAGCACCAACCCTAAGGTGACCGTTGCCAAGATCCAACTGGGACTGTCTGCCCAGGCGCGATCGCTCCAAACCGATCTGGGTCGCATGGCCCTCAGTGCCGACACCAGCAACACCACGGGCCTGATCAAGCTCCTCCAGGAAAGCACCCTCACCCTGTTGCGGCACCCAGAGTTCTGGGTTTATGGCAGCGTTAGCCACAAGCAAACCCGTCTGACCGAGGCTGAAACGGAGTTTAACCGTTTGGTGCTGGAAGAGCGCAGTAAGTTTGTGGGGGAAAGCCTTTCCAATGTCCAAGGGGAGGTGCAAGAAAAAACGACGATCGCCACCGCTGCCACTAGCCCCGATGGGGATCCCGGTGAGTACATCATTGTGACCCTGGTGGTGGGGACCCAGGGCAAGGTGGATTTGCCCACCGTCCATGACACTGAAGATCTGCAAAAGGCACTGGGACAGATTGGAGCCATTTCCAGCGATCAGTTACTGGCCCTGGAAATTCTCTGGACTCCCCAGGTGCCCGGTGAGGTGCTGAGTGCCCAAGAGGTTATGGCCCAGTATCCTAACTTGACCTTGGTGTGA
- the thiS gene encoding sulfur carrier protein ThiS, whose product MSSSPFSLCVNGETRTCAPNTLLPVFLQQLGLNPRLVAVEYNGEILHRQFWETTVVQAGDRLEVVTIVGGG is encoded by the coding sequence GTGTCTTCCTCCCCTTTCAGTCTCTGCGTCAATGGCGAGACCCGTACCTGTGCCCCCAACACCCTCCTGCCGGTATTTTTGCAACAGTTGGGGTTGAACCCCCGCTTAGTGGCCGTGGAATACAACGGCGAAATTTTGCACCGCCAGTTTTGGGAGACGACGGTGGTACAGGCGGGCGATCGCCTTGAAGTGGTAACGATCGTCGGGGGAGGCTAA